A single genomic interval of Paracoccus contaminans harbors:
- a CDS encoding aldehyde dehydrogenase (NADP(+)): MSFTPHGKHLIAGSWIGTDAQFQNEPVRGAAHSFSVGTVDLVDRACAAAEDAFWSYSALPRGARADFLDAIADEIESRAEAITEIGSAETGLPEARLEGERGRTTGQLRLFADHIRKGDYLDRRVDAALPDRKPAPRPEIRMIQRPIGPVAVFGASNFPLAFSTAGGDTAAALAAGCPVVVKGHSAHPGTAEIVAEAVHAAIGRCGIHPGTFSLIQGGRRDVGAALVQHPLIKAVGFTGSLAGGRALFDLCAARPEPIPFFGELGSVNPMFLLPHAMAARADELGRGWAGSLTMGAGQFCTNPGIAVVTEGADADRFVAATRAALEQVGPQAMLTEGIASAYRAGQQRFESRNAVTPVMSTHSEGRTASPNLYQTTADAYLQDHALGEEVFGPLGLVVRVRDFSEMERLARGFEGQLTATMHLDDADIEDARRLLPILERKAGRVLVNGFPTGVEVVDSMVHGGPYPASTNFGATSVGTLSIRRFLRPVAYQNLPEALLAGLGD, from the coding sequence ATGAGCTTTACCCCCCACGGCAAACATCTGATCGCCGGGTCCTGGATCGGCACGGATGCGCAGTTCCAGAACGAACCCGTCCGCGGCGCCGCCCACAGCTTCAGCGTCGGCACGGTCGATCTGGTGGACAGGGCCTGCGCGGCTGCCGAAGATGCCTTCTGGTCCTATAGCGCCCTGCCCCGCGGCGCGCGGGCCGACTTCCTGGATGCCATCGCGGACGAGATCGAATCGCGCGCCGAGGCGATCACCGAAATCGGCAGCGCCGAGACCGGCCTGCCCGAGGCGCGGCTGGAGGGTGAGCGGGGCCGGACGACCGGCCAGCTGCGCCTCTTCGCCGATCACATCCGCAAGGGCGACTATCTGGATCGCCGCGTCGATGCCGCCCTGCCCGACCGCAAGCCCGCACCCCGCCCCGAGATCCGCATGATCCAGCGCCCGATCGGCCCGGTGGCGGTGTTCGGGGCCTCGAACTTCCCGCTCGCCTTCTCGACCGCCGGGGGCGACACCGCCGCGGCCCTGGCGGCAGGCTGCCCTGTCGTTGTCAAGGGGCACAGCGCCCATCCCGGCACCGCCGAGATCGTGGCCGAGGCGGTTCATGCGGCCATCGGGCGGTGCGGCATCCATCCCGGCACCTTCAGCCTGATCCAGGGCGGGCGGCGCGATGTCGGCGCCGCGCTGGTCCAGCATCCGCTGATCAAGGCGGTCGGCTTCACCGGCAGCCTGGCCGGGGGGCGGGCCCTGTTCGACCTGTGCGCCGCCCGGCCCGAGCCGATCCCCTTCTTCGGCGAGCTGGGCTCGGTCAACCCGATGTTCCTGCTGCCCCATGCCATGGCGGCGCGGGCCGATGAGCTGGGGCGCGGCTGGGCGGGTAGCCTGACCATGGGCGCGGGCCAGTTCTGCACCAATCCCGGCATCGCGGTGGTCACCGAAGGGGCGGATGCGGACCGCTTTGTCGCCGCGACGCGCGCGGCGCTGGAACAGGTCGGCCCGCAGGCCATGCTGACCGAGGGCATCGCCAGCGCCTATCGCGCCGGCCAGCAGCGGTTCGAATCGCGCAACGCCGTCACCCCGGTCATGTCCACCCACAGCGAGGGCCGCACCGCCAGTCCCAACCTCTATCAGACGACCGCCGACGCCTATCTGCAGGACCATGCCCTGGGCGAGGAGGTCTTCGGGCCGCTCGGCCTTGTCGTGCGCGTGCGGGACTTTTCCGAGATGGAACGGCTCGCCCGCGGCTTCGAGGGGCAGCTGACCGCGACGATGCATCTGGACGACGCGGACATCGAGGATGCGCGCAGGCTGCTGCCGATCCTGGAACGCAAGGCGGGGCGGGTTCTGGTCAACGGCTTTCCGACCGGCGTCGAGGTCGTGGACAGCATGGTCCATGGCGGCCCCTATCCGGCATCGACCAATTTCGGCGCGACCTCGGTCGGCACGCTGTCGATCCGCCGCTTCCTGCGCCCGGTCGCCTACCAGAATCTGCCCGAGGCGCTGCTGGCGGGGCTGGGGGACTGA